The proteins below come from a single Thalassotalea ponticola genomic window:
- a CDS encoding DUF4020 domain-containing protein — MILGEVDFPSQLVDAAIEGKLVIFAGAGVSMGAPANLPSFEQLAGDIANGFGKEPKKPLDQFLGSLSPEELVIQKAAISSLEEINSKPKYLHQHLLNLFPSSEKVRIVTTNFDPLFTDAADLLWSTKPEIFTAPALPIGDDFEGIVHIHGANTHPKSIIITDRGFGKAYLADGWASRFLVKMFEAYTVLFVGYSHDDVVMSYLARALPDKAQGKRFALEGKSQERNQSKWRSLGITPVYFPQQDVGDYTKLDLCTLKLAEFLSRQPSDWQTHIGFIAEQDGPLDIVAEHTIQHALKDISKVRYFTSKASSEKWAFWLYEQKVLEPLFRRENVDEISLCFESWLLNTFVCSKPEVLFELIAKERHQISSRLWFNLVRTIHTSENVSQLKQWIDLLLHLCPHHPNIHGLQFLATEASKSGMRYHVLRLFFKLAKRYVRINQGIDYSSANKDPIWKVELDIHSPHWNLNEVWQKLLKPEIQFICKDLLNKGCLWFKDTLESRSVWMKRISATRIDSWSRSAIEEHEQDSDRRAIDVVIHAMRDCIEACIDTDPAWATRWCIEHLESDNVLVSRIAVHGLRKNKYLSAATKLNWGQQCGIDKSDLRHEIFELIRELYPNLGGADRHQLIHTILKSNSSKEDLNAEQQAFESWQWLYVLHQADENCELLKIQMNALKRKYPDLTAREYPDLNMWHSSILASNDLNSPWSVTELLGKQTNDWFEEIKKFKPQQSAHFDRWHLIQVVQQAAIEQPTWALKFCLYLENIKDWENDLWPSLIASFNKWPSDDSSIHQVISILSLPGLYQHHPRAVVKALEGHLKCDAFDSLSEVHHKANGVVLNIWKSCSLSQAPLSGDTIDWITQSINTLEGEIASYWISALDIIVKLGQESQYTEYLDQISALVNTENPKTIYTIPLVSRQINFLYHVNAQWTIERLLPLLNPSVDQAKQAWDGLFTSGGIQAASFASVKPYFEKMRERLFEILPGKEDIFIDHYVAVAFWHIEDPHIEWLPQILNNLSAGHRSIVARKLYSHLSGKPAEARVAVWRNWLKDYWLNRINGRPLPLDAQEAGAMLGLLGSIPELFDELVEVAIQMPAPDLRHSHLVYSLNNKDWAVHHSNSLAKLITYLLKAKEVYSEFFGLDGLLLKINTSEVSEDILEQLNQALISTGQDKLCFSKSTTLAGKTLSD; from the coding sequence ATGATTCTTGGAGAAGTGGACTTTCCATCTCAATTAGTTGATGCGGCAATTGAAGGTAAACTGGTTATTTTTGCTGGTGCAGGTGTTTCGATGGGGGCTCCTGCTAATTTACCTAGTTTTGAGCAACTGGCCGGAGATATTGCAAATGGATTTGGTAAGGAACCAAAAAAACCGCTAGATCAGTTTCTTGGTAGCTTATCTCCAGAAGAACTTGTTATTCAAAAAGCAGCAATAAGTTCCTTGGAAGAAATTAATAGTAAACCTAAATATTTACACCAACATTTGTTAAACCTTTTCCCTTCAAGTGAAAAAGTGAGAATTGTTACGACGAATTTCGACCCTCTTTTCACTGATGCAGCAGACTTACTGTGGTCAACTAAGCCCGAAATATTTACTGCACCAGCGCTACCAATTGGCGATGATTTTGAAGGTATTGTTCATATTCATGGTGCAAACACTCACCCTAAAAGTATCATCATTACTGATCGTGGTTTTGGTAAAGCTTATTTGGCAGATGGTTGGGCAAGTCGATTTTTGGTTAAGATGTTTGAAGCCTATACTGTGCTCTTTGTCGGCTATAGCCATGATGATGTGGTAATGAGCTATTTAGCCCGAGCATTACCTGATAAGGCACAAGGAAAGCGGTTTGCCTTAGAGGGTAAATCTCAAGAAAGAAATCAATCAAAATGGCGCAGTCTGGGTATAACGCCTGTATATTTTCCACAGCAGGATGTTGGCGACTATACAAAGTTAGATTTGTGCACCCTTAAATTAGCAGAATTCTTATCTCGTCAGCCTAGTGATTGGCAGACCCATATAGGCTTTATTGCTGAACAAGATGGGCCGCTTGATATTGTTGCAGAGCATACTATTCAACATGCTTTAAAGGATATTTCAAAAGTTAGATACTTTACGTCAAAAGCGTCATCTGAAAAATGGGCTTTTTGGTTGTATGAACAAAAAGTCTTGGAACCTTTGTTTCGCAGAGAGAATGTTGATGAAATTTCACTCTGTTTTGAAAGTTGGCTTCTTAATACGTTTGTTTGCAGTAAACCGGAAGTTTTATTTGAGTTGATTGCAAAGGAGCGTCATCAGATCAGCAGCAGGCTTTGGTTTAACCTAGTGCGAACAATCCATACAAGTGAAAATGTTTCACAACTTAAGCAATGGATTGATTTGCTACTTCACCTTTGCCCTCATCATCCTAACATACATGGCCTACAATTTTTAGCAACTGAAGCCTCAAAGTCAGGTATGAGGTATCACGTACTTAGACTGTTTTTTAAATTAGCTAAACGTTATGTTCGTATAAATCAAGGAATAGACTACTCAAGCGCCAACAAAGATCCTATATGGAAAGTTGAGCTTGATATACATTCACCGCATTGGAATTTAAACGAAGTCTGGCAAAAGTTACTTAAACCAGAAATACAATTTATTTGCAAAGATCTACTCAATAAAGGCTGCTTATGGTTTAAGGATACTTTAGAAAGTCGAAGTGTCTGGATGAAAAGAATTTCCGCGACGAGAATTGATAGTTGGTCACGCTCTGCCATTGAAGAGCATGAGCAGGATAGTGATAGAAGAGCTATTGATGTAGTTATTCATGCAATGAGAGACTGTATCGAGGCATGTATTGATACTGATCCAGCTTGGGCTACACGTTGGTGTATTGAGCACCTTGAGTCAGATAATGTTTTAGTATCTCGCATAGCTGTTCATGGCCTGAGGAAAAATAAATACTTAAGTGCGGCAACCAAGTTAAATTGGGGACAGCAATGTGGAATTGATAAATCAGATTTGAGGCATGAAATATTTGAATTGATACGTGAACTCTACCCGAACCTAGGAGGGGCAGACCGACATCAACTAATTCATACAATTTTAAAATCTAATAGCTCTAAAGAAGACTTAAATGCCGAACAACAAGCGTTTGAAAGTTGGCAATGGCTGTATGTTTTACATCAAGCTGACGAAAACTGCGAGTTGCTGAAAATCCAAATGAACGCTTTAAAAAGGAAATATCCTGATCTGACAGCACGAGAATATCCAGACCTTAATATGTGGCATTCGAGCATTTTGGCCTCTAATGATTTAAATAGCCCTTGGAGTGTTACCGAACTCTTAGGCAAGCAAACTAACGATTGGTTTGAAGAAATAAAAAAATTTAAGCCTCAGCAATCTGCTCACTTCGATCGTTGGCACCTCATTCAAGTAGTGCAACAAGCTGCCATTGAGCAACCTACATGGGCTTTGAAATTTTGCCTCTATCTAGAAAACATTAAAGATTGGGAAAATGATCTTTGGCCCAGCTTAATCGCATCATTTAACAAATGGCCAAGTGATGATAGTTCCATTCACCAAGTCATATCCATACTTTCATTGCCAGGGCTTTATCAGCATCATCCTCGGGCAGTTGTAAAAGCTCTAGAGGGGCATCTGAAATGCGATGCATTCGACTCGTTAAGTGAAGTACATCATAAAGCTAACGGAGTAGTGCTGAATATATGGAAGAGCTGTAGTTTATCGCAAGCGCCTCTATCAGGAGATACTATAGACTGGATTACCCAATCTATTAATACACTAGAAGGTGAAATTGCAAGTTATTGGATCTCAGCATTAGATATTATAGTGAAGTTAGGTCAAGAAAGTCAGTATACTGAGTATCTTGATCAGATCAGCGCGTTGGTTAATACCGAAAATCCAAAAACAATCTATACGATTCCACTTGTGAGTAGGCAAATCAATTTTCTATATCACGTAAATGCTCAGTGGACTATTGAGCGTTTATTACCTTTGCTCAATCCTAGTGTTGATCAAGCAAAGCAAGCTTGGGATGGGCTATTTACTAGCGGTGGCATTCAAGCAGCTTCATTCGCGAGTGTAAAACCTTATTTTGAGAAAATGCGAGAGCGACTTTTTGAAATATTACCTGGGAAAGAAGATATTTTTATTGATCACTATGTTGCAGTCGCATTCTGGCATATTGAAGATCCACATATTGAGTGGTTACCCCAAATATTGAATAACTTATCAGCCGGACATAGAAGCATAGTAGCCAGAAAATTATATAGTCACCTTTCTGGTAAACCTGCTGAAGCTCGAGTAGCGGTTTGGAGAAACTGGTTGAAAGATTATTGGTTGAATCGTATTAATGGAAGGCCACTTCCTCTTGATGCACAAGAGGCAGGAGCTATGTTAGGACTGCTGGGAAGTATTCCAGAGCTTTTTGATGAGTTAGTTGAGGTTGCTATTCAAATGCCTGCTCCTGATCTACGTCACTCTCATCTGGTTTATAGTCTCAATAATAAAGATTGGGCTGTGCATCACTCGAACTCTCTGGCTAAATTGATCACATACCTCTTGAAAGCCAAAGAGGTATATTCTGAATTTTTCGGCCTTGATGGTCTTCTATTGAAGATAAATACAAGTGAGGTTAGTGAGGATATCCTAGAACAGCTTAACCAGGCACTAATAAGCACTGGTCAGGATAAACTTTGCTTTAGCAAAAGCACCACTCTAGCTGGCAAAACTTTAAGTGACTAA
- a CDS encoding LexA family transcriptional regulator produces MKVCPYYIQAGITGFESPATEYKEIGLSLDSLLIMHPNATFIGIAQGRSMEQVGIFDGDLLIVDRSVDVHTGDVIVAAFNGEFVCKIIHKEKAQLLSASAHYAPVTVTSEDSFSIEGVVVSSIRLHRQPRELKA; encoded by the coding sequence ATGAAAGTTTGTCCTTACTATATTCAAGCTGGGATAACTGGCTTTGAGAGTCCTGCTACGGAGTATAAAGAGATAGGGCTATCGTTAGATAGTTTGCTTATCATGCATCCTAACGCCACCTTTATTGGCATAGCACAAGGTCGTTCGATGGAGCAGGTCGGCATTTTTGACGGTGACTTGCTGATTGTTGATCGTTCTGTTGACGTTCATACTGGGGATGTGATTGTTGCTGCCTTTAACGGTGAATTCGTATGCAAAATTATTCATAAGGAAAAAGCGCAATTACTGTCAGCCTCAGCTCATTATGCACCGGTAACCGTTACCTCAGAAGATAGCTTTTCAATTGAAGGTGTTGTCGTTTCGTCGATACGATTACACCGGCAACCAAGGGAGCTAAAGGCGTGA
- a CDS encoding lyase family protein, with protein sequence MDELPSPILWGKQTTLSLKYFDIGEHKFSSDFIYALVEIKRACAAVNYELNVLSVSQMQAIVKACDEVLAGSFNEQFPLRVWQTGSGTQTNMNVNEVLATIANQLSQSGDTDNAHCNVELLHPNDHINRSQSSNDVFPTAMHIVVSQWTERKLLPAINVLQRQLRLKQREFTREYSVARTHLMDAIPIDAGALLSAFDSQLELSEVAITDSLQYVYRLAIGGTAVGSGANAPKAFGKMVTHKLAERLQLPFKQDENLYAAVSGEDAMIRYSGALKQLASALLKIANDFRLLGSGPRCGLNEWKLPANEPGSSIMPGKVNPTQCEALSMVCFQVFGNDLTTSLAGANGQLQLNACRPVIIHNVMESISLLTDAILSFAHNAVMGLELNSEQVQHNMQKNLSVITLLTEQLGYDMAAKIVQKAQHDNTSLALSAESLGVCSVTEFELLITTKLKEQKLSDNTN encoded by the coding sequence ATGGACGAGTTACCATCGCCGATACTTTGGGGTAAACAAACAACACTATCATTAAAGTATTTTGATATTGGTGAGCACAAGTTTTCATCCGATTTCATCTATGCATTGGTTGAAATAAAACGTGCTTGCGCTGCCGTAAACTACGAGCTAAATGTTTTATCAGTATCGCAAATGCAAGCGATAGTTAAAGCGTGTGACGAGGTATTAGCCGGAAGCTTTAACGAACAGTTTCCCTTACGAGTCTGGCAAACTGGCTCTGGTACGCAAACGAACATGAACGTCAACGAAGTACTTGCCACAATAGCAAATCAGTTGTCTCAAAGCGGAGACACCGATAACGCTCATTGCAATGTGGAGCTGTTACATCCGAATGACCACATCAACCGTTCACAGTCGTCTAACGATGTTTTTCCAACAGCCATGCACATTGTTGTTAGTCAATGGACAGAAAGAAAGTTACTCCCCGCAATTAACGTATTGCAACGGCAACTGCGATTGAAACAGCGCGAATTTACCCGTGAATATTCTGTCGCGCGAACTCACTTAATGGATGCTATACCCATCGATGCAGGTGCCCTATTATCAGCCTTTGACAGTCAACTTGAATTGTCAGAAGTAGCAATAACGGATAGCTTGCAATATGTCTATCGGCTGGCCATTGGTGGTACTGCTGTTGGCTCTGGTGCTAATGCACCAAAGGCATTTGGCAAGATGGTCACCCACAAGCTTGCAGAACGTTTACAGCTCCCTTTTAAACAAGATGAAAATCTTTATGCTGCGGTGAGTGGCGAAGATGCCATGATCCGCTACAGCGGTGCGTTAAAGCAATTAGCTTCAGCCTTGTTGAAAATAGCTAATGATTTTCGCCTGCTGGGTAGTGGGCCTCGGTGTGGTTTAAATGAGTGGAAGCTACCCGCCAACGAACCTGGCAGCTCAATAATGCCAGGGAAAGTAAATCCAACTCAGTGCGAAGCTCTGAGCATGGTGTGTTTTCAAGTCTTCGGTAATGACCTTACAACGTCTCTAGCGGGCGCCAACGGTCAGTTACAACTTAACGCCTGTCGGCCGGTAATTATTCATAATGTGATGGAAAGTATCTCATTGCTAACCGATGCCATATTATCGTTTGCACACAATGCAGTTATGGGATTGGAACTCAACAGCGAACAAGTACAGCATAATATGCAGAAAAACTTATCTGTTATTACCTTACTTACCGAACAGTTAGGCTATGACATGGCGGCGAAAATCGTTCAAAAAGCACAGCATGACAATACCTCTTTAGCACTATCCGCTGAGTCACTTGGGGTATGTTCAGTAACAGAGTTTGAACTGTTGATAACAACCAAGCTTAAAGAGCAAAAGCTTAGCGATAATACGAACTGA
- a CDS encoding IS110 family transposase, translating to MSLIKVVGIDLAKSVFSIHGVDEHDKCKLRKTIKRNKLLEEIAKLPPCIIGMEACSGSHYWAREFSKFGHDVRIMASKFVIPYRQNEKNDANDAEAICEAVSRPKTRFVTIKSEEQQAVLCLHRIRQGAIKDRTALINRLRGLLAEFGIVMPKGRYPAQNAISSILEDAENGLPVLARELLHDLWQNIKMLNQEILKHDRKLYQLANQMNAAKRLMTIPGVGEITATAVVATVNDAKDFDTSRAFSAWIGLVPKQYTTGGVARLGRISKRGEKHIRTSLIHGARAVIANCKNKTDRTSLWVKDLIERRGFKRATVALAAKNARLIWALLRSEKEYQIDYVK from the coding sequence ATGTCCTTAATTAAAGTTGTTGGCATTGATTTAGCCAAATCTGTTTTTAGTATCCACGGTGTTGATGAGCATGACAAGTGTAAATTACGTAAAACTATCAAAAGAAACAAACTGTTAGAGGAAATCGCAAAACTTCCACCGTGCATTATTGGTATGGAAGCGTGTTCTGGCTCTCACTATTGGGCAAGAGAATTTTCGAAGTTTGGTCATGATGTTCGTATCATGGCATCGAAGTTTGTTATTCCTTATCGTCAAAACGAAAAGAACGACGCCAATGATGCGGAAGCTATCTGTGAAGCCGTTAGCCGTCCTAAAACACGATTTGTAACCATCAAAAGTGAAGAGCAACAAGCCGTCCTTTGCTTGCATCGTATTCGACAAGGAGCTATCAAAGACAGAACGGCATTAATCAATCGTCTACGTGGATTATTAGCAGAGTTTGGTATTGTTATGCCTAAGGGGCGATATCCAGCACAAAATGCCATTTCCAGTATTTTGGAGGATGCTGAAAATGGCTTACCAGTACTCGCTAGGGAATTACTACACGACCTTTGGCAAAACATTAAAATGTTAAATCAAGAAATACTCAAGCATGATAGAAAGCTATATCAATTAGCTAATCAAATGAACGCTGCAAAACGGTTAATGACCATACCAGGCGTCGGTGAAATTACGGCAACTGCAGTCGTTGCCACAGTCAATGATGCAAAAGACTTCGATACGAGTCGTGCCTTTAGTGCATGGATAGGCTTAGTGCCTAAGCAATACACCACAGGCGGCGTAGCAAGGCTGGGGCGAATCAGCAAGCGAGGTGAAAAACATATTCGAACCTCATTAATTCATGGTGCCCGAGCCGTTATTGCTAACTGCAAAAACAAAACAGACCGCACCAGTCTATGGGTTAAAGACCTCATAGAAAGACGCGGCTTCAAACGAGCGACAGTTGCATTAGCGGCTAAAAATGCACGCCTCATTTGGGCACTACTACGCAGTGAAAAAGAATACCAGATTGATTATGTGAAATAG
- the csm6 gene encoding CRISPR-associated ring nuclease Csm6 — protein MPTSQKDLGVTRHTLLALVGGSPQIVSESIYALFKHRNIVINDIKIVTTSSCKEKISKALLEPKDNGFTILEKLTQDYDLPPIQFEENDIWVPKSSCGNTISDVTTAKEMNAIAQCLLDNIKRLTSCESQVLHASLAGGRKTMTFYLSYAMSIFARPQDTLSHVFVSPDFEHCDFFYPTPYKNKINTVHGVLNSQVAHVTLSNIPYVQLRPSLPKRFLTHPISIKDTELVFEIINRPLSLDISVTSCELICSGVKVKLTKANMAFYLIMVDDLLNGHEGFDCPSTSDKTLAILYIEKRLKIEGKEYKLENLKNAIYVIENKHLILKDSEVEGLRHGLKKSFFTDRKNQISQALRNELPENIAEHYDIDSLSKSYKKSDGKNKNFNYFGINIDQSIVRFIG, from the coding sequence ATGCCTACATCTCAAAAGGATTTGGGAGTCACACGCCATACTTTATTGGCGCTTGTTGGCGGTTCACCACAGATTGTTAGCGAATCTATTTACGCTTTATTCAAGCACCGAAATATAGTTATAAACGATATCAAAATCGTTACAACATCATCCTGCAAAGAGAAGATATCCAAAGCGCTCTTAGAACCTAAAGATAATGGCTTCACTATACTTGAAAAATTAACTCAAGATTATGATTTACCTCCAATTCAGTTTGAAGAAAATGATATTTGGGTGCCTAAAAGTAGTTGTGGTAATACAATATCAGACGTAACCACAGCGAAAGAGATGAATGCTATAGCTCAATGCTTGCTCGATAACATAAAGCGTCTGACAAGCTGTGAAAGCCAGGTTTTACATGCTTCTCTTGCTGGAGGCCGGAAGACTATGACATTTTACTTAAGCTATGCCATGAGTATATTTGCAAGACCTCAAGATACGTTAAGCCATGTATTCGTTTCTCCTGATTTTGAACATTGCGACTTTTTTTATCCAACACCATATAAAAATAAAATAAACACGGTACATGGTGTGCTCAATTCACAGGTTGCACATGTCACTTTATCAAACATTCCTTACGTACAGCTAAGGCCAAGTTTACCAAAGCGATTTCTAACACACCCTATATCCATAAAAGACACTGAATTGGTATTCGAGATCATAAACCGTCCATTATCCCTTGATATTAGTGTAACAAGTTGCGAACTCATCTGCTCAGGTGTAAAAGTCAAATTAACCAAAGCTAACATGGCTTTTTATTTAATAATGGTCGATGACTTATTAAATGGTCATGAAGGTTTTGATTGTCCTTCGACATCAGATAAAACTCTTGCCATTTTGTATATAGAGAAGCGACTGAAAATAGAAGGCAAAGAATACAAATTGGAAAACCTTAAAAATGCTATTTACGTGATAGAAAATAAGCACCTTATTTTAAAAGACAGTGAGGTTGAAGGCTTAAGGCATGGCTTGAAGAAATCTTTTTTTACAGACAGAAAAAATCAAATAAGCCAAGCTCTTCGAAATGAACTTCCAGAGAATATAGCTGAACATTACGATATCGATTCACTCAGCAAATCATATAAAAAATCTGACGGAAAAAATAAGAATTTCAACTATTTTGGGATAAACATCGACCAGTCAATTGTTCGATTTATCGGCTAA
- a CDS encoding recombinase family protein: MKIGYARVSSNDQDLQLQIDQLMRLGCDKVFAEKVSGKSLNRPKLNELMSFAREGDTIIVTKTDRLARNTIDALNIAQQLKKAAIGLKLLDLGDIDINSDLGHVIFTVMSTFAELERKRINQRRQEGQDKARAEGKHLGRYKNTELRARIEKLLKSGLSKHSIAKQLNCSRTTVYSVAKELVLKTAKRPT; this comes from the coding sequence ATGAAAATTGGTTACGCCCGCGTCAGCAGCAACGATCAAGATCTACAACTTCAGATCGATCAACTTATGCGCTTAGGATGCGATAAAGTCTTCGCGGAAAAAGTGTCTGGAAAGTCACTAAATAGACCTAAGCTGAACGAGCTCATGAGCTTTGCCCGAGAAGGCGATACCATAATAGTCACCAAAACCGACCGTCTGGCAAGAAATACCATTGATGCCCTCAACATTGCCCAACAATTAAAGAAAGCAGCCATAGGTCTCAAGCTACTAGATCTAGGTGATATCGATATCAACAGCGATCTTGGCCATGTTATATTCACCGTCATGTCGACATTTGCTGAGCTTGAACGAAAGCGCATAAACCAACGCCGGCAAGAAGGCCAAGATAAAGCGAGAGCTGAAGGTAAGCACCTTGGTAGATATAAAAATACGGAGCTTAGAGCGCGCATTGAAAAGCTACTAAAATCTGGCCTCTCCAAGCACAGCATAGCTAAGCAACTGAATTGCAGCAGAACAACCGTGTACAGTGTTGCGAAGGAACTAGTATTAAAAACAGCTAAGCGACCGACATAA
- a CDS encoding Y-family DNA polymerase, with protein MIGLIDATGFYSACEKVFDPKIRNKPVVCVSNNDGCIVAMCPIARALGVPKFEPLFKLRKFLDQAGVVIRSSNYELYADLSERMMTVIGRFAQRQHIYSIDESFITLPDDADHQSVALEIRKAVWREVKLPVGVGIANTATLAKAANHASKRMDGYRGVCVIDDEQHRIQVLSKMELSDVWGVGRRLSRKLKLLNLTSALDLSQQSPKDIRKQFSVVLERTVNELNGLKALDWEDVKAPKQQIFSTRSFGEPIRDIDQLASAFATHGATVAYKARQQGSYVKRLIMFAASSPFKESHYAKTLSIDLVNPSNDTLVINNAIRRGLASVFMEGVDFIRCGVGAVELQTGFIQTDLLSTNHDNPTLMACIDAINQRYGAGALHTASTKQTKLHMRREYLSPHYTTRWHDIPRIKC; from the coding sequence GTGATAGGTCTTATCGATGCAACTGGCTTTTACAGTGCTTGTGAAAAGGTTTTTGATCCTAAGATACGCAATAAGCCGGTGGTTTGTGTGAGCAACAACGACGGCTGTATCGTGGCAATGTGCCCGATAGCACGAGCGTTAGGTGTCCCTAAATTTGAACCTTTATTTAAACTTCGTAAGTTTTTAGATCAAGCTGGCGTTGTCATCCGTTCGAGTAATTATGAGCTGTATGCTGACTTATCAGAACGCATGATGACCGTAATAGGGCGCTTTGCGCAACGACAACACATTTACAGTATCGATGAAAGCTTTATTACCCTACCTGACGATGCCGACCATCAAAGTGTTGCTTTGGAAATTCGCAAAGCTGTTTGGCGTGAAGTGAAGCTACCTGTTGGTGTCGGCATAGCCAATACGGCTACGCTTGCCAAAGCAGCCAATCACGCTTCTAAGCGAATGGATGGTTACCGAGGTGTTTGTGTGATTGATGATGAGCAGCATCGTATTCAAGTTTTATCGAAAATGGAACTTTCTGATGTTTGGGGCGTTGGTCGCAGATTATCGAGAAAACTAAAATTATTAAATCTGACTAGTGCATTGGATTTATCACAACAGTCACCTAAAGATATCCGTAAACAATTCTCTGTAGTGCTTGAACGCACTGTCAATGAACTGAACGGTTTAAAAGCTTTAGATTGGGAAGATGTTAAGGCACCCAAGCAACAAATCTTTAGTACTCGTTCGTTTGGTGAGCCTATTCGAGATATCGATCAATTAGCGAGTGCCTTTGCAACACATGGTGCAACTGTCGCCTATAAAGCTAGGCAGCAAGGCTCATACGTTAAACGATTAATAATGTTTGCCGCGTCCTCTCCGTTTAAGGAAAGTCATTATGCGAAAACGTTATCTATCGACTTAGTAAATCCTTCAAATGATACGCTGGTGATTAATAATGCGATTCGTCGGGGGCTGGCTAGCGTTTTTATGGAGGGTGTTGACTTTATTCGTTGCGGCGTGGGGGCTGTTGAGTTGCAAACGGGTTTTATCCAAACAGATCTGTTAAGTACAAATCATGACAACCCGACATTGATGGCCTGCATTGATGCCATTAATCAGCGCTACGGCGCCGGCGCATTGCACACCGCTTCAACGAAACAAACAAAGTTGCACATGCGGCGAGAGTATTTATCACCGCATTACACAACGCGTTGGCATGATATACCGCGAATAAAGTGCTAA
- a CDS encoding Card1-like endonuclease domain-containing protein, producing MKTCHISLLDEQHTNALTPLLDPAIPSTRTVFLITTDQKRHIENLKALLEPRGIQVSYHVLPERLSTGGMIDEITEIFSGELNKNEDEQVVFNATCGSRRLALITYDIARTLEIESYIIESDLDALYWLYPEEKPNSELADKIKLIDYFKVHDIHVGMVSNIRGVLPKIRELGKKWTSSAVRYSAALGMLNYLASSADNGELKSEPMNNSMMCNSSLQDLLDDLEYIGFVERSGKSLIFSSEETRFFANGGWLEEYVFGTIVKLKKELPRLQDCAQGMEVIRKVGANKVQNELDVVCLKNNKLHIIECKTKKFLGGEGNEVIYKLDSISDLLGGSHSRALFVSLKKIRFAEDLRAKELDITFMGPEQLPNLEGHLRNWLRQA from the coding sequence ATGAAAACCTGCCATATTAGTTTGTTAGACGAACAACACACGAATGCTTTAACACCACTACTCGACCCAGCTATTCCTTCAACCCGAACAGTGTTTTTAATAACCACTGATCAAAAAAGACATATAGAAAACCTAAAGGCTTTATTAGAGCCACGCGGAATACAAGTTAGTTACCACGTACTTCCAGAAAGATTGAGCACTGGTGGTATGATAGATGAAATTACCGAGATTTTTTCTGGAGAGTTAAATAAAAATGAAGATGAACAGGTTGTATTTAATGCAACTTGTGGAAGTCGTCGTTTAGCCTTGATTACTTATGACATTGCTAGGACTTTGGAAATCGAGTCTTACATTATAGAGTCTGATTTAGACGCTCTTTATTGGTTATATCCTGAGGAAAAACCAAATAGTGAGCTTGCTGATAAAATCAAGCTTATAGATTATTTCAAAGTGCATGACATCCATGTTGGGATGGTTTCCAATATTAGAGGAGTTCTTCCTAAAATAAGGGAACTAGGAAAAAAATGGACTAGTAGTGCAGTACGCTACTCTGCGGCTCTGGGAATGCTAAATTATTTAGCATCTTCAGCAGATAACGGTGAACTAAAGTCAGAGCCTATGAATAACTCAATGATGTGCAACTCATCATTACAAGATTTACTTGATGATCTAGAATACATTGGCTTTGTCGAGCGTTCTGGGAAGAGTTTAATATTCTCTAGTGAGGAAACTAGATTTTTTGCTAACGGTGGCTGGTTAGAAGAATATGTTTTTGGAACTATCGTTAAGCTAAAAAAAGAACTACCAAGACTTCAAGATTGTGCTCAAGGTATGGAGGTAATTAGAAAAGTTGGAGCAAATAAAGTTCAAAATGAACTTGATGTTGTATGCCTAAAAAACAACAAGCTCCACATAATTGAATGTAAAACGAAGAAATTCTTAGGTGGTGAAGGAAACGAGGTGATATATAAACTTGATTCGATTTCTGATCTTCTTGGTGGTAGTCATAGTAGAGCCCTTTTTGTGAGTTTAAAAAAGATTCGGTTTGCTGAAGATTTACGAGCGAAAGAGTTGGATATCACCTTCATGGGGCCTGAGCAACTGCCGAATTTAGAAGGTCATCTTCGGAACTGGCTTCGCCAAGCCTAG